The sequence below is a genomic window from Acidobacteriota bacterium.
CTCGCCTGCGTTATCAGCATGATCAGAGATCTCACAAAGAAACTTTGCCAAATTGGTAATATAAAACACCGTCAGCGGTTTTGGGCCTTTAAGGCCAAACAAAGCCTCAAAATAAGTGTAACGGAGGTGGTCTATTTCCTTTTCGATCTCGTCTATCCTTTGGGTCACCTTCTTTAACTCCGCTATCTCTTTTCTTCCAAAAGTTGACTCGATAAGCACCCTGAGCTCTGAAATCCCCTGATAGAGGAGGGATGAGATTTCCCTATTCTTATCTACGATCTGATGGAATATCTCCCCTATGTTCTTGGGTATTAGTTCTCGCTGTTCGAGCCTAAACAATAAGGCGATGTGTTTGTTGGCATCGAGGATGGCTTCCTGCTCCCTTAAAAGGGAAATGAGATCAGATCGCTCAATAGGAAGAAGGATGCTTTCTCCAGTTCTAGCCCTCACCTCTTCCTTTAGCTTATCTCCCTCCTTTTCAACCTTAATCAGTTCCGCAATTCCCTTCTCCATCTCCTGGTAAGAACGGGATAGAAACGCGTCGAATATGTCACAGATAATCTTCCCCGAAATCTCCATCAGTTTCGCATGACGGTAAAGAGGAGTAAATGGGGATTTGGCAAATGCCTTCCCTAAAATGGTGCTAAAGATCTTCATCTTCCCCCCCTAATAGATTATTGTCTTCAGAGATAGATAGATAATTATGGAGATCAAAGCAGCTATTGGTACAGTAAGAAACCACGATATTAATATATTCCTTATTACCTTCAAATTCAAAGCGGAAATGCCTCGAGCGAAGCCAACACCAATAACTGAGCCCACAATGGTATGGGTGGTGGAGATGGGCAGTCCAAAATGGGTGGCAATAAGAACAGTAGTAGCACCTCCGAACTCGGCAGCAAACCCACGGGAGGGGGTTATCTCGGTTATCTTCCTCCCCACCGTCTGCATCACTCGCCATCCCCAGGTGGCGATGCCGAGGGCAATACCAGCCCCTCCTAAAAGCAGAAGCCAAAATGGAACATAGACCACCTTACCTAAGGCACCTCTTGTCGAGTAAGAAACAACCACCGACACAGGACCTACCGCGTTAGCAACATCGTTAGCCCCGTGGGTAAAGGCAACATAACAGCCGGTAAAAACCTGAAGATGACGGAATATCCTCTCAACCACCTGGTATTCCCCATCCTTTCCTCGGGAGGTCCCCACCACTATGAGATAACCGACAACACCTGCAACTAAACCTACTACCATTGCATAAAGAAGCAATCTTTCCCGGGAAATGTGGGGGGACAAATGATCAATTATCGCCAGCGCGATCACAAAAAAAACCAGCCCAAAAAGGAGCGGTGCGTAATAACGGGTTGCCTTTATCGATTGGTCACTCTCTAAAATAAAGAAACTGATGAACTTAAAGATGAGAAAACCCAAAATAGCACCCAATATGGGAGAGGATATCCAACTAAGGACTATCTTAAACAATACAAACCAATTTATCCCAGAAATGCCCACCACAATAAGCCCAAAACCGACCATCGCCCCTACTACAGAGTGAGTAGTGGAAACAGGGAGATGAAGCCAAGTGGAAAGGGTAACCCATAAGGAAGCAGCGATAATGGCGGAAAGAGCTCCGATAACTATAAGCCGGACATCGCTTATAAGGCTGGGGTTTACAATCCCCTTTCTTATGGTATCAGTTACCCTACTCCCCAGCATAAGAGCGCCCATCACATTCAAAATACCGGCAAGAAACGCCGCCTGTCGTACGGTGAGTGCCCTACTTCCTACCGAGGTTCCCATAGAGTTCGCTACATCGTTCGCCCCTATATTCCAAGCCATATAAAGACCGCCGATGATGCCGACAATTAACCAACTCATCAAGAAACCTCCTTTTAAAAATCATTAATCAGGAGAATGCTACCCCTCTGACGATGAGATTGTCAATAAAAAAGCCCAGGAGGCAAGAGCCTCCCGAGCTTTTGGAGAGAACCCCTTACTTGAGAAGAGCCTCTCGATTCATAAGCACATTGAACACGAGGGGAAAATCCGCCTTGTTGAGGAAGCGGTGCATCGGATTAAAAGAGAACATAATCACCCTTCCCTTCCCCAGAGGGACATCAAGAACAGCGGGTTTTCCAGCAATCCTCTCTCCACCCTTAACGATGCCGGAGAGGAAAAGATCCTTCTTGGCAAACCGAGCCACGACGCATCTCCGCTCCTTCCTCGGTACCCGGAAGAGGAAACTCGCTCGAAGGAATAAGGGGAAATTCTCCTCATACCCATAAAGTAGGGGGCTCTCCTTATCCACCATCTCCGCCTTTATGATCGAGCCGGGTGCCACTATCCCCTGCGCTGGAACCACCTCGATACGGCGGATAAGGCCGTAATCGATGAAGATACGACTCGCCGAGCCAAGGGCGATGACTATTCCCCCTTCCTCAACGAATCTCCTCAGATTCATCAAGCCGATCAACCCCATCCCACCGGTTATATCGGGAGAGCTATCGGGGGAACCTAAGGATTTGAACTTCTCAGACTTCTCATAGGAAACTGGGCTGAATTCAGGATCAACGCCCATTACTATCCTCTTCCCATTTGCCCATCCTCCCTGATGGGGTATGAGGATCACATCGAACCTCTTCCTAAGATCACCTTTCCTAAGCTGATCTTTGTTTATTAAGGTATAGGGTATCCCGTAATGGTCAAAGGCGTAACGGACCCAACCCGAATCCTGAGTGTAGAACCAGGTATGGTAGATAGCAAGGCGGGGTCTTGTTAGGCTGTGCTTAGGCGCTTTTATCTCCTCATCGGTCGCCTTAACGGTTAAGCCGGTCCTTCTGGCGAGTGAAAGTAGCTCCGCTCTCTTTTTGGGCTCCAATTTATAAGCCTCGACAACCACGCTACCCTTGGGAACGGTGCTCTTCCCCAGTTTGAAGTCCTTCTCAACGATAAAAGCAGGTACATCACGGAGCTTAGCGAGGAAAAGAACAGCCAACCCATTCCCTCCGGTATTCTCGATTATTATGTTCTTCCCCTTTTCCGCCTCCACCTTAGCTTCAGGAAGCACCTTCCCCTTAACCAACTCCATCTCAACGGAAAAAATTGCCTTATCCTTCACTTCCACCGTCTTCACATCATAGAGATAACCGAATGTCCAAGCGACATCGTCATATGGTCTTTGCGCCTTTTGAGGATAGTGTTGAACCTCGAGCATCGTTTTCGCCACATTTCTCGCTGGCTGGTCTAACCTCACAATATAGGAGCCGGCAGGAAAAGTCCCCTCTTTAACCTTTATCTCTTTTACAGCTCGATGTACCTCCACACCTTGCTTGAGAAGGAGGTTGATCAATTCCGCCTCCTCA
It includes:
- a CDS encoding TIGR00153 family protein; protein product: MKIFSTILGKAFAKSPFTPLYRHAKLMEISGKIICDIFDAFLSRSYQEMEKGIAELIKVEKEGDKLKEEVRARTGESILLPIERSDLISLLREQEAILDANKHIALLFRLEQRELIPKNIGEIFHQIVDKNREISSLLYQGISELRVLIESTFGRKEIAELKKVTQRIDEIEKEIDHLRYTYFEALFGLKGPKPLTVFYITNLAKFLCEISDHADNAGEVLELITAKRGR
- a CDS encoding inorganic phosphate transporter, which encodes MSWLIVGIIGGLYMAWNIGANDVANSMGTSVGSRALTVRQAAFLAGILNVMGALMLGSRVTDTIRKGIVNPSLISDVRLIVIGALSAIIAASLWVTLSTWLHLPVSTTHSVVGAMVGFGLIVVGISGINWFVLFKIVLSWISSPILGAILGFLIFKFISFFILESDQSIKATRYYAPLLFGLVFFVIALAIIDHLSPHISRERLLLYAMVVGLVAGVVGYLIVVGTSRGKDGEYQVVERIFRHLQVFTGCYVAFTHGANDVANAVGPVSVVVSYSTRGALGKVVYVPFWLLLLGGAGIALGIATWGWRVMQTVGRKITEITPSRGFAAEFGGATTVLIATHFGLPISTTHTIVGSVIGVGFARGISALNLKVIRNILISWFLTVPIAALISIIIYLSLKTIIY